The following are encoded in a window of Megalobrama amblycephala isolate DHTTF-2021 linkage group LG19, ASM1881202v1, whole genome shotgun sequence genomic DNA:
- the fzd9b gene encoding frizzled-9b, with translation MGGSPLKIVISLWCQLVIAAYSLEIGSYDPERGRPAKCEPIVIPMCQGIGYNLTRMPNFMDHDNQREAAIKLNEFAPLVEYGCDVHLRFFLCSLYAPMCTDQVSTSIPACRPMCEQARQKCSPIMEKFNYAWPDSLDCSKLPTRNDPNALCMEAPENDTKTETKKGEGMLPVPPRPRQPGAGNGRSGGSMGVCDNPEKFQYVEKSETCAPRCSSAVDVFWSRQDKDFAFIWMAVWSTLCFVSTAFTVLTFLLDPHRFQYPERPIIFLSMCYNVYSVAFIIRSVAGAENIACDRENGELYIIQEGLESTGCTIVFLILYYFGMASSIWWVILTLTWFLAAGKKWGHEAIESHSSYFHMAAWGIPALKTIVILTMRKVAGDELTGLCYVGSMDVGALTGFVLVPLSCYLVIGTSFILTGFVALFHIRKVMKTEGTNTEKLEKLMVKIGIYSILYTVPATCVIICYFYERLNMDYWKFRGLQSKCTTFPGRRNEDCSLESSVPTVAVFMLKIFMSLVVGITSGVWVWSSKTLQTWQGLCSRKFTDRTCRKHCSGSCSTSHCHYKAPAVILHMSKTDPYSDCPTHV, from the coding sequence ATGGGAGGCTCACCTTTGAAAATTGTGATTTCTCTGTGGTGTCAGCTGGTTATTGCTGCCTACAGTTTAGAGATTGGCTCTTATGACCCGGAGAGAGGGAGACCGGCTAAATGTGAGCCTATCGTCATCCCTATGTGCCAGGGAATTGGGTACAACCTCACCCGGATGCCCAACTTTATGGACCATGACAATCAGAGGGAAGCTGCGATTAAACTGAATGAATTCGCCCCTCTGGTGGAATATGGCTGTGATGTGCATTTGAGATTTTTCCTCTGCTCTCTTTATGCCCCTATGTGTACGGACCAAGTGTCCACATCCATCCCCGCCTGTCGTCCGATGTGCGAACAGGCACGTCAGAAGTGCTCGCCCATCATGGAGAAGTTTAATTATGCCTGGCCTGATTCTTTGGACTGCTCTAAACTGCCCACAAGGAATGACCCCAACGCACTGTGCATGGAAGCCCCGGAAAATGATACCAAAACTGAGACTAAGAAAGGAGAGGGCATGTTGCCTGTGCCGCCCAGACCCAGGCAGCCTGGCGCTGGGAACGGACGCTCAGGGGGCAGCATGGGAGTTTGTGACAACCCGGAAAAGTTCCAGTATGTGGAAAAGAGCGAGACGTGCGCTCCACGTTGCTCGTCCGCTGTGGACGTGTTCTGGTCCAGACAGGATAAGGACTTTGCTTTTATTTGGATGGCGGTTTGGTCTACTCTCTGCTTCGTATCCACAGCTTTCACAGTCCTAACCTTCCTCCTAGACCCACACCGCTTCCAGTACCCAGAGCGGCCCATCATCTTCCTCTCCATGTGCTACAACGTTTACTCAGTCGCCTTTATCATTCGTTCCGTCGCCGGGGCAGAGAACATCGCATGTGACCGTGAGAATGGCGAGTTGTATATCATCCAAGAAGGCCTGGAGAGTACGGGTTGCACCATAGTCTTCCTCATCCTCTACTATTTTGGCATGGCAAGCTCCATCTGGTGGGTCATCCTCACCCTCACTTGGTTTCTGGCGGCTGGTAAGAAATGGGGTCATGAAGCTATTGAGTCGCACAGCAGCTACTTCCACATGGCTGCTTGGGGCATTCCTGCCCTGAAGACCATAGTCATCCTCACCATGCGGAAAGTTGCGGGCGATGAGCTCACCGGACTGTGCTATGTGGGCAGTATGGATGTGGGGGCGCTAACCGGCTTCGTCCTCGTTCCTCTGTCCTGTTATCTCGTAATTGGGACGTCTTTCATCCTGACTGGCTTCGTGGCGCTTTTCCACATCCGGAAGGTGATGAAGACGGAAGGCACCAACACGGAAAAGCTGGAAAAGCTGATGGTGAAAATCGGCATCTACTCCATCCTGTACACAGTTCCCGCCACCTGTGTCATCATTTGCTACTTCTATGAGCGGCTCAACATGGACTACTGGAAATTCCGAGGGCTGCAAAGCAAGTGCACCACGTTCCCGGGTCGGAGGAACGAGGACTGCTCTCTGGAGTCTTCGGTGCCCACCGTGGCTGTGTTCATGCTGAAGATCTTCATGTCACTGGTGGTGGGCATCACCAGTGGCGTGTGGGTCTGGAGCTCCAAGACGCTGCAGACTTGGCAGGGGCTGTGTAGCAGAAAGTTTACAGACAGGACTTGCAGGAAGCACTGCAGCGGGAGCTGCAGCACTAGTCACTGCCACTACAAAGCACCTGCCGTCATACTGCACATGTCCAAGACTGATCCCTACTCGGACTGCCCTACGCATGTATGA